One genomic window of Nicotiana sylvestris chromosome 10, ASM39365v2, whole genome shotgun sequence includes the following:
- the LOC138879480 gene encoding uncharacterized protein, with product MIQSSRQWNEKLSFALLGYRTTVRMSIGATPYLLVYGTEAVIPAEVEISSLRIIVEDEIEESEWVKTRLSQLTLIDEKRMVAVCHRQLYQQRMAHAYNKKVRPRNLKVGQLVIRRILPHHQEAEGKFVPNWKGPYIIRKIFPKGALYLGDIKGNDPEAAVNADAVKRYYV from the coding sequence atgattcaaagttccaggcagtggaatgaaaagttgtcgtttgcattattgggatatcgcactactgtgcgcatGTCAATTGGAGCCACCccatatcttttggtttatggcactgaagccgtaatacccgcagaGGTTGAAATCTCATCTCTCCGGATCATCGTTGAAGATGAAATCGAAGAAAGTGAGTGGGTTAAAACTCGGTTGAGCCAGTTaaccttgatcgatgaaaagcgaatggttgCGGTCTGCCAcaggcagttgtaccaacaaagaatggcccatgcctacaacaaaaaagtgcggcctagaaatcttaaagtggggcaactcgttataaggcgtattcttccccatcaccaggaagcagAAGGAAAATTTGTTCCTaattggaagggcccatacatcatcagaaagatatttccaaaaggggcattgtatcTGGGCGATATCAAAGGGAATGATCCCGAAGCAgctgtaaatgcggatgcagtcaaaaggtactatgtttag
- the LOC138879479 gene encoding uncharacterized protein, protein MTWVAQKLRHYLQAYTIYLITRLDPLKYIFQKPMPTGRLAKWQILLTEFDIVYVTRTIMKAQVLADHLAENLVDDEYQPLNTYFPDEEVNSVEAISEDINAWKMFFNGAVNTKGVGIGAIFISPTGQHYPATARLRFFCANNTAEYEACIMGINMAIELDVKELLIMGDSDLLIMGAQGEWETRDVKIFPYSQHVKELGKRFKSIEFRYIPCCHNELADALATLASMLPYPGNAHIDPLEIQIRERHRYCNTIETAPNTQPWYHDIKRFLKTQEYPEQAVETRREPLGGTQVVSF, encoded by the coding sequence ATGACTTGGGTTGCTCAGAAGCTAAGGCATTATTTGCAAGCCTACACCATTTACCTCATAactaggttggatcctttaaaatacatattccagaagccaatgcccactgggaggctagcaaaatggcagatcctCCTTACTGAATTCGATATAgtatatgtcactcgcacgaTAATGAAAGCCCAGGtgttggcagatcacttggctgaaaATCTGgtcgatgatgaataccaacctttgaatacttacttcccggatgaagaggtaaactcagttgaggcaatatctgaagacattaatgcttggaaaatgttcttcaatGGAGCGGTAAAcacaaaaggtgttggaattggggcaatcttcaTCTCGCCCaccggtcagcattacccggCCACAGCTAGGCTTCGATTTTTCTGCGcaaacaacactgccgagtacgaagcttgcattatgggtatAAACATGGCAATCGAACTAGATGtcaaagaattgttaatcatgggagactcggatttgttaatcatgggagctcaaggagaatgggaaactcgagatgtcaagaTTTTTCCTTATAGTCAACATGTGAAAGAACTTGgcaagcgattcaagtcaatagagttcaggtacattccttgctgccacaatgaactagctgatgcacttgccactttagcCTCAATGCTtccatacccaggcaatgcccacattgatcccttggaaatccaaatcagggaaaggcatCGTTATTGTAATACGATTGAAACAGCACCAAATACccaaccatggtatcatgacatcaaaaggtttttgaaaacgcaagaataccccgagcaagcaGTGGAGACcagaagagaaccattaggcggcacgcAAGTGGTTTCATTTTGA